From the genome of Alicyclobacillus sp. SO9:
ATAAATCGTCCCAGCCTTGACCTTTAAATCAACGCCGTCCACTGCCCGATTGGTACCGAACACTTTTACCAGTCCGTTGGCTTCGACCGCCAAGGTCGTCTTATCAATTCCCGTTTGTTTCTCATGCAAGTCCAGTTGGTACGTGTCTTGAGTTCTCACCGTGTTCCTCCTTTTTGCAAAACCTTATCTATCGGCACGCCAAGTTAAATTACATGCGATACAAACAAGATACCCTCTTCTAATCTATTACACATCCGCCGACAGTCGAGTCGCATATCAGACTTTAGTCTGAGACATTCATTGTCTCTTGTAACAGGATAACCTAATTAATTTGTACATTGGAACCTGCTTTCCCATATTGACAAACGGAACTCGCAAATGGATAATCGGATCAATAATCAAATTAATCCGATATGTTAGGTGTGATTTAATGATGAAGACGGCTTCTATACCGCGACCGCTCGTCCGTACAAACCAATGGACAATCGTTTTAACCGTCGTGTTTTCTCTTACCCTGCATGTTTACTGGGTTTTGTTCATTCCTCTTTTGGCTGGACTTATGGGACTGGTATTTCACTTTAATCCAATTATGAGGGGCGCGAAATTATTCTTAAGGAAAGCTCCCTCAGACTATGTTCCCGAAGACGCGCAGCAACAGCAGTTTAACCAGTACATTGCTCTAAGCTGTTTGTTCCTTTCTCTGTTAGGCTTCACGTTCCACTGGATAATTGTAGGCTATACTTTTGCCATCCTAGTAGCATTAGCAGCGTTTGTAGCAATCCTCGGATTCTGTGTTGGGTGCTTTATTCGATTTCAGTGGTCACAATACCGTTACCGCCGTCAAGCCCGTGCACAGCAAGGCTGATTACGGTTTGCAAATTTGCCGCACACGTGACGTGCTACAAGGCTTACTTAAATTTGGGTGTCCAGTTTCCATGAAACAGCATGTTCCGCCGTATTGACCAAATGCCAGGGTGAGTCTGTATGAGTGGCGGCAGGAGAGGTGTAGGCTGCAGTTGCCGATGCTGGCAGAGATACACCAGGGTCATGCAGCATTCCTCTCATATCCATGGTCCCGGTCCTTGGTTAGTGATCCTTTCGCTCCCTATCGCAAGCCTGGTCAAATAATAGTGATCGATTCGATCACTATTCCAATCAGCCGTTCACA
Proteins encoded in this window:
- a CDS encoding DUF4395 domain-containing protein, encoding MMKTASIPRPLVRTNQWTIVLTVVFSLTLHVYWVLFIPLLAGLMGLVFHFNPIMRGAKLFLRKAPSDYVPEDAQQQQFNQYIALSCLFLSLLGFTFHWIIVGYTFAILVALAAFVAILGFCVGCFIRFQWSQYRYRRQARAQQG